The window aatgatggttaagtcattaacgaaggatgtacatcatagcatattagtaataagaattaaccgagtagtacctaccagttatgattcacacgtaataacttggtacgaaaagatttattttgatttcaaaattcatatatattaaatatacataaaatttcttcaggggaaatgagttaatacttcatcggttattgttgctggtatttcttggtaactacggtgcatatgacgttgatgctcgtggaacagattgtgaagttgaggtttgcgatgcggatgttgttggtggtggtaatggtactgttggtgttgttgtcggtggtactgttgatgccggtgatgctgctggtgcttgtaacctttgcaccatattctccaaagccactacccgagcgcgaagctcgttcacttcttctactacaccgggatgattggcggttcgaactagcggatgaataagatccagaatttgagagagtatatgatcatgacgagatattctggagatgagagagaaaatggtattacgaacaggttcgcctgtaagtgcttcaggttcttcgccaagagggcaatgtggtggatggaagggatcgccttcttcttgtctccaataattaagcaggctacgaactcatccccaatttatccagaatagatgatggctaattggttgatccattccggttacactttcttcagagttcaggtgaatatccatatcggaatagctgtcagagtttaaggaatttgaactagatacgggatccatcttgtataattagggagatgattttttttatatgaattagattatagaatttagtttggtattcttcaatacataatttacatatgtatatataataccaaattccataaatcatggagaaattttcggaagatgtcaggaaaagtttacagtaacagatacgctaagatatgaattttgtctatacactattcatgcaatcaatgcagtaaaacgtgtctagactaggaatgataagcaggtaatttccgacaaaaatgataagcaaaacttttgacatgcagacacggccgaagtccagacttactaatgcatcctaacaactatcagttagacacactcatgcaagacctggttcgctaggaccaacgctctgataccaactgtgacgatcgatccaaatctatatggatgaacacgtcattcatcgatttcattgcgaggtatttgacctctatatgatacgttttgtaaacattgcattcttttaaaaaggcacaccataaatgaatatttaaatcaaaggttttcgacatctgattatttctacatatagacaatcaccataaataatagtttacaacagtactttcgttgataatgcagtcaaaataagatacatgatgatgatttggtgaatgcaacgtttccttgaaaaatatgccatgtaaaactccatgcacatagcttgtctaacatataagcaaacaacggaagacttctagggaacctgagaataaacatgctaacaagtgtcaacacaaaggttggtgagttcatagttttagtgtttcgcataatctgtatataaaagtggatcacaagatttcagttgtttcatccagaaacgtttatcaatagattctacataacagagcaccccggtaactaagctttaacgttataatgataaataccccattcgttttaatacacgcaaaccaacgtgtcctaaactcaaataacacacgtccgttaaaaggctagcgctctagctcagacggggatgtcaagccctatggatccatatactgttattcgcgtccaccagtccatatcctatgtactggcagttactagttaccaaagctaaggggttttcggttcaaactcagtgtagaattaagtatgtacttgtatccattgcgtttaaaataaattgcatgtattctcagcccaaaaatatatattgcaaaagcaattaaaaagggagcaatgaaactcaccttagcagcatataaagttgttcaccaaaatgtgacagaaactcggtatatcaaataatcgtagatctcaacctagagaacatatgttggtcaataaatgtctatcaagctaggtcaggtcatagtgtatcacaatcctaatgctcgagatcgacacacaaaagttatccaaagtcgtttcaaaaagtcaattttgacagttgtttaaccaaacgagacgtgttttatataatGATTCATTTACTCAGctagtaatattcaaaaatccattttatcaatctcgtaaacaagttgtttaaatcctaattgcagattcaaaagcaatttcaattaacgtcaattataattcagttgaccatatcttttgattcgttcttcgaaactatccgatatctaaatgaaaagttattgatttttcgccagctttctgaaaacatgtatatcatataccttttaccagtaatatatgtatttaattcgtgattcattataaactgtttaatgacgaaatttagtatacaagcatgtataaatatatacactcgagcactagtatgtatacactattaatttataaaatataaaatataaatgcttacgtattaatattgagattcaatattgtagaaaagtatgtagacgtaacggagatgataaacactaggtttgattcataaatatacccccgaacattacccataacctccttggcaataactcacaatttccttagctttagcttgctcgtaaactcgttttgaaagtgacacgctcataacctcgtcgtagtattttatgtattaatattaataataataataataataataataataataataataataataataataataataataataataataataataagattaatattaataatcttaatattaataataataataataatataaattataaatataatacagtgtaatatagatggatatgtgtgtgtgcattatgccagaactcgatcgaatttatagacttttcctgaaatttgaccccatgcgatcgcatgggttttgtgggtaaatgccatgcgatcgcatggcccgtaaaTCCAGCTCATAtctgttttaacttctagtttgtcgacatattaaataaatataaatataatatatataatttatataattaattatatattatattaaattcacgtgcatagttgatttgtaatttttgttccgataagtcgtacgttgtcacacgacttatgtcccggttccggtttttcgaacgtccttacgtacactgagaaaactggcactttacctttcgtgactcgtacatttgtcaaaatatagacttaactatccataaattatatcactcgaaatataacttatacattcgagtgttttgatcatttacttctataaatcatcatctcgttatctatcaaagtaaatttaataatattgttttaaatcaaaacatttaataaccaagttaatattcataaacacgttttaagtacacatcgcaagttattcatacaattacaattccaacttatcatatatgttcaaatagatatttaaaccaataagtttaatgtacggtatcaaacaattaatacattgttaccttttcaagttatagtatatatgtatctatttacatataattgttcgtgaatcgtcgagaacaaccgaaaggtatttgaatagtttaaaaattttaagattcagttttacagactttgcttatcgtgtcggaaatgttaatcatacaaagattaagtttaaatttggtcagaaatttccgggtcatcacaaatatagtaatattatatattattatttatgtatcatttaataatatcatataatattttgaccttttatgtataatccaatatatatatatatatatatatatatatatatatatatatatatatatatatatatatatatatatatatatatatatatatatatattgtatatatatatatatcataatcattatttatagaattcatacacatttatatatagctttattttaataaccaaattattatctttatcttgtatattattttacatacctAATCTTAATGatctattgtattttattattttaaattattgtaTATACTTACTtttatacgtatatatacatatatatacatatttatttacaaacaattgttcgtgaatcgtcggacatagtcaaaggttaaatgaatatatgaagtagttcaaaattttcgagactcaacaatacagacttttgcttatcgtgtcggaaacattcaaagattaagtttaaatttggtcggaaatttccgggtcgtcacaccatgtaattacatatataatatataatcaccGTAGGGCTAATGACTAACCGATATCGAGGTAATCTATCAGCATTGAATATTGAAGTGATGCTAGAATTATTTATGAATATTCGTAACATGCGTGTATGCGTCTgccttcaaattttttttttttttttttttacatataattaaaattaaaccaTTACATTAGCACAAAAATATTACTCCATTATAAATTATTCTTAAAAAAGTTAAAACAGTAGTTCAAAATTATAATCTATAAACTGTTAGATCTAATGGGTTTGACTCAAAAGTAAAAATAGCCCATTTGAAACTTTTTATCTTCATTTTTAAGTTACTCCTTGTGAACAACACTTTCCCATCCTTTATAACTAGGGGTGATCATACATTGTTTATTGGGCCTGGCATGCTGTGGGGAGGTGGgggttcgattcccactaggtgaggattttccaaataattgggtcaaaaaccattcttaccggacccaaatgatcccttggtcccacgcatgcgaagattgaaacaatgacaatgcatgttcgtttatcgggcctgacatgctgtggggaaatgggtgatggtgtttcgccaggctccagtgggctaccggggaccgctggatgggttgacaaagtcaacacatggctaacatgtccctgccgatacacatgttttgaaaCAATACATTGGTTATTGAATTTCTCGATCTATTTGGGTTGTTTTATTATGCTTTGAAAATTGAAATTAATCAGAGCAAATCTAAATCAACTAAAACCGAATACAAATTTCGACACTCAAATCAAAATCGAAACTGAAACCAATTCCTAACCAAACTAAAGCTGAATACCAATTCTGTTCGGTTTCAATTAAAATGGAAAACTTAAAAAATCACGATCTAACCAAAATAACTATAAAAGTCAATTTTAAAAAATTGGATTTGTGGtggatatatttattatttattttattactcCCTTTCTATTAATTCATCGTCAGACAAATATACATAATAAGTAATATCATGTTAAACCATATTTTTTGTTTATTATctttttattttatatgtatatatttacatttatttatggTATAAAAAAAACTTTACcttttatttttatctatttaattATTAAAGTAGACATTTAAAGTAACAACTTAAAAAAGGATACTTCAAATTCTTCAAGTTCGATATTACATGTTCATGACATGTCAAACTTATAAATATGTGACTACGTACAATTTAAATTTGAAGAGTTGTCCATTAATGAGTTTGTAATAAGCAAGTTACGATACATGAAATTGTCATTCATTAATGTGACATGCAAAATGCAATGTGCTAAATAGCAATGTGGCATCTATTTATTTTCTAATCAACCTACTAATCCTTTGAATCATATTTGAAATGTGCAATATACTTGTTCTCTAATTTTTGATATGTGCcatctacttatatatatatattttttcatgatTTACTAGTGAAACCAAATGTTAATGAATAGAATGATAACTGGTTGTGTGGGCCCCGGCCCCACCTTACTGGGGCAATTGAGGCAAGTCGGGTAAGCTAGCCGGTTTCTATAGTAAACCTAATCCTTCTAATCATAATAAATTTTTGACTTATGCAATCtactttcttttttttctttcacGATTTGTGAAACTAAATGTCAATGATCAGAATGCTAACTAGTGGTGTGAGCCCCACCTTATTGGGGTATTGAGACGGGTCGGGTAAGCTAGCTTGGTTTCTATGGTCTCCTTTGACTTACCTGATTTGGTATGTTTGAGAAGTAGAAAAATTTCGGCCCGCGCGATGCGACATGACTTTTCGagttgcatattcatatttaacatatcgttatgtatttacagaattaaaaacgCGTTGCTACGGGTATGACTGGAAACACGTGGTTAGTACCTAATGTGCGTAATGGACTCCACATTTTTTACCATCGGAAAAACCGCATAAAAAAGGAACAGAACCATCGATGTGATGTGCTTAGTTTGAGTTGTTCATTATACATGTATGTAATAATGTAAATGTATAAAAAATATCccgaaatatttagcatttttttaaaAACAGTGTGTTTCGTGCATAGCTAGTTACGTTGTGTTCGTaaatttttcgagttgaacggtgattttGAAAGTTTTTAACTCAAAGCGTGCGGGAAGATGTGGCCCGTTAGAAAGTTTGAGTGGATTTTGTTtaagttttttaattaaataataattttacagtTTTTACCTATGAAAATTGTCATATTTAACATTGATACGTGGTTAGTACCTAATGTGCGTAATGGACTCCACATTTTTTACCATCGGAAAAACCACATAAAAAAGGAACAGAACTATCGATGTGATGTGCTTAGTTTGAGTTGTTCATTATACATGTATGTAATAATGTAAATGTATAAAAAATATCCCGAAATATCTAGCATTTTTTAAAAACAGTGTGTTTCGCGCATAGCTAGTTACGTTGTGTTCGTAaatttatttcgagttgaacggtgattttGAAAGTTTTTAACTCCCCAAAGCTTGCGGGAAGATGTGGCCCGTTAGAAAGTTTGGGTGGATTTTGTTtaagttttttaattaaataataattttacagtTTTTACTCCTGAAAAATTGTCATATTTAACATTGATTGGGGGGAGTTTGGTAATATTTTTGTTGGTGTCGTTTGATAAGCTTGAGGAGGTCTAAACGACAGATGGAACTCTTTTAGTATATAGGATAAAAAAAAAAGGATAAAAATAAGATTTAGGGGAAAAATTCCTTGTTAGAAACTTagagtgcgtttgataaaactgaataatttagcactgaatggttcagaatctgaatagTTCAtagcctctgaataaagtttgctctgaataaaaataagctgtttgataatcgttTTAAATGAAATGATGTGAAttgagtaaaattaccttattaaagtgttaaatgaataaaaaaaatacaatataCTTGTTGGTTACACGTTCTGGATGTGATTTGAAAAGAATATCACAGAAAAATTAGGCTGTTAATGGTTCaacactgaattctgaaccattcagtactgaattctgaatcattcagcaccatatgttattcagaggtcagaaacaaacacactgaatgctgaatggttcagtatTCAGCACTGAATCATTTCATTAAGAGGCAAACGTGATACACCACGCTTACTCTTACACATGTTGGCCGAAAGTAACCAAGGTTAAagtaaaaaaagaaagaaaaaatttaGACTTGTACGGTACAAGTTCGTAAAGCATGTCCAATATCTAATCGGAAAATAAAATATTTGCCGTATATCTATCGACGCCCGTAAAGATCGGAGGAAAGGTTAATTAATCGGCTGCCATTATTAGTGCTTGAATTGAATGGTTCGATCATCGCCATGGCGTCCTCTCTTAATCATCTAACTAATATTTCCCTCCCTTCTGACCCAGGTCTGCATATACGTACACATACCTATATCTTTTATACTCTCttgttattattaaaatatgtatatgtatatatattttaattatattattttatttattaatcagTGTTCAATTAACGTTATTTGTATCAATTTCTAGTCTTATTATGATCTTAGGTACTCAGGGTTTAAGTTCGATCGTGGTAAATTGTTGCTTGTATTAACTTTGATCAACGTAATTAGGGTTTCAAATAGTTTGACTGATAGTCAAACAACTACTGAATGGAGTAGTTTGAAATGGTTTTTAATTTAAAGTGCTGCAATAGTTTCTTTTACTAGCAATAGAATTTTGCTATTTGGGGAATTGGTATTGAATTATTGATGTAATTAGGGTTTTGTTAGCATTTGACTAATAAAAATACAACTGAAATGGACTAGTTGATATGGTTTTTTTTTCCTTCTAATATACCACCTGTAATGTTTCTTTATTTGGCAAAAGAATCTAGCTATGTGGGCCTTTGGGGTACTAGTTttgatttattcatgtaaataggtTTTTTTAAAGCATTTGAGTAATACTCCTTGTTAAAACAACTCCTTTGAAACTCGGGTGTTGCAGTTTCAACAATCAGGTCGGCGTAATTGATATATATTTTGTTAATCATTGTTCACCTGAATACAAGGTTGTAAAAGTCAGTAATGACTAATCGGCTGGGACCTTGTAAGACTAATCGGCCGAGTCAGAGACTAGTCGGGTACTAGTCGAACGTTCACAAACTTTGACTTTGACAGTGTCTGACTTACTTTGATTGAAAAATTTGACCTTGAATGAATAAATCCGACTAAATTGGAATACTTCAAAATCTCACCTAGTCGCGGACTAGTCGGCCTAGTCGGGGGACTTTTACTATGATTTCTGAATGTTTGATTTGCTTTGGTTCTTGTGTGTTGTAGTTATTGAtttgtttaatttttatatatctATTGTTTTTTCTTGAAATGGTCTACATTTTCATTCACTTCCATActattttcatttttcttttttaAAAAGCCATACTATTTTCATTTTAGGTGGACTGTGTGTATACAACAACACTTGGGCTTTAGAAAACACGATGTTTTATATTTTGCAGGTGGGGACGCTGTTCCTATACATATTGTTACTCATGCAAGCCAACTTCCGCCCGAGTTCTTGCAGCCATCACCTGATAAGAAGTTAGTTATTGGGTTTGACTGTGAGGGTGTTGACCTTTGTCGCAATGGAACTTTGTGTATCATGCAGGTAAATTGACGTAAACTAATGCATGTCACAGTTATCTTATATAAATTAATGGCGCACATTTGACTGTGATCTTGTTTGCTGCTTCACTTGTTCACTAATAGCTCAACTACATAAGTTGTTTTGGACCTATATCCGATTGGTTTGTAACACCTGAATTTCTGCGTTAATATGAAATTTTTGCTTATTGGTAATGGTCTATGTTTTTATGGTTTTGGCAGTTAGCGTTTTCAGATGCTATATATTTGGTTGATGCTATTGAAGGCGGAAGGGCACTTGTGGAAGCCTGTAAGCCTGCACTTGAATCTAGTTACATCACTAAAGTTATTCATGATTGCAAACGGGATAGTGAGGTCTCTTAATGATTCGATCCCACCTACCATTTTAATTCTGTTTTAAAATGGTTTTGTATAACACTTGTTGTTTACTTTCATTTTGAAGGCATTATATTTCCAGTTCAACATCAAATTACACAATGTCTTTGATACCCAGGTGAGTGTATAGATATAGATCTTTAAAGCTTCTATTTTTATGGGATCGTAAAGTCATAATTTTGCATCATTTAGTTCTAATTGTCAAGGTTGTAAGAGTCGAGAGTCGGGGACGATTCGTCCATTGACCAACGTTTGACTTTCTAACAGACATAAATATTTCAGACATATATATGTGGCAATTTgattttaaaaaatataatttttctGACGACTTTGACTTTTGACCGGCTCCAACAGACTGGCCGACTCAGCCCAACTTTGACCGAATCAGGCCGGATTTGACCGATTCTAAGCCGAATGTTTAGGCGTTTTTGAGCAAGTCAGTATAGGCTAGTTCCCAAACCAACACTCTGCCGACTTTTACAACAGTGCTAATTGTTTGTTCGTATTATCTTCCCGCTTTTTTTGCTGACCAATTTATATGTGACACAGATTGCTTACAGTTTAATTGAGGAACAAGAAGGTGCGACTAAAGTGCCAGATGATTACATATCATTTGTTGGTCTTCTTGCCGATCCACGTTATTGTGGTACTGAGCCTCTTATTTTGTCAAAAATAACTGttcattttttaattttttttttttttttctatatgcAATATCTTAAACATATTAACTTACTTATATTCCCATCTTATTGTATTGAAAACAGGCATGTCTTATCTTGAGAAGGAAGAAGTTAGAGTTCTTCTCAGGCAGGTTCGTCATATACACGCTGATATATATGTTTCTTAGGATATGTTTTTTTTCGCTATAACATAGGCATCTGagatattgtaataataataataataataaactatgcTATGTGTAATGTACCAGGACCCAAACTTCTGGAAATATAGACCATTATCTGAACTGATGGTGCGTGCAGCTACAGACGATGTCCGTTTTCTTctgtatatatataacaaaatgGTGGTGAAGATGAACCAAAAATCTTTGTGGTATCTTGCTGTTCGTGGTGAACTTTATTGTCGTTGTTTTTGCATTACTGAAAACAGTTATGCAGATTGGCCACCTCTCCCTGCAATCCCAGGTGTGGGGCCGTCAGAGGGTCGGTTTTACCCTTTCTTTTCTTGTTTCTTCTTTCATCTTTTTAtgttcatatattattattataagca of the Rutidosis leptorrhynchoides isolate AG116_Rl617_1_P2 chromosome 5, CSIRO_AGI_Rlap_v1, whole genome shotgun sequence genome contains:
- the LOC139850310 gene encoding uncharacterized protein, translated to MASSLNHLTNISLPSDPGGDAVPIHIVTHASQLPPEFLQPSPDKKLVIGFDCEGVDLCRNGTLCIMQLAFSDAIYLVDAIEGGRALVEACKPALESSYITKVIHDCKRDSEALYFQFNIKLHNVFDTQIAYSLIEEQEGATKVPDDYISFVGLLADPRYCGMSYLEKEEVRVLLRQDPNFWKYRPLSELMVRAATDDVRFLLYIYNKMVVKMNQKSLWYLAVRGELYCRCFCITENSYADWPPLPAIPEDVVMDNNAFEQEILSVVDVPPGKMGLVIGRKGASILAIKESCNAEIFIGGSKGPPDKVFIIGPVKQVRKAEAILRGKMLGVFY